The sequence GGAGGGCAAGCCGGGTACCGTCTACCACCTCTTGCGGCGGAGTCGCCGCATCCCGATCAACCGGTGGAAGCGGGATCACGTCGGCCACGTCAACCACTTCACGCCGGAGGAAGTCTTCCGGGAGCTGTGGGAGGCAGGTCTGAACGTGGAGGACCGGGCCTACGGGTTCCACCTGGTCAGTCAGATCCACGACGTGGTCGATTACTGGCAGCGCGAGCGGTCCAGCGGCGGTGAGGGGCTGCTGCCCCCGGCTATGGTCAAGGCCATCGCGCGAGCCGTCTTCATCCCGACTTGGCGCCTCTCCTACCTGGAGGACCGCCTCTACCGGGGCCGCCACCTGGCTGCCGGGCTTCACCTCACGGCACGGCGGTGCATCTCGTCGCGTCACGTGGACTTCGGCCAGCGGAACTAACCGCTCGGGCCACCGTACCCGCCGATGCGGGACTCCTGCCAGATACGTGTGACCGCTGCGACTAAGAGATAGCCTTATACAATCATTTCTTCCTCGATCGTCTCCACGGCCACCCAGTCACCTGACGACATTTACACTGGCGACTTCCGCGTCATGCAGGGAGTCGTCAGAGACCGTCCGTAGAATCAACGTCACATGCTCACTCATGGCGAATAGATGGACGAGCCTTTGTGCTTGCCCAGGAATGGCCCATCAGTGGAGGGTGGCCCATGTCCCCGCGGATCGACGCCGGGACACGCGAGGCATCGCCTCCTTGGTTGGAGGAGAGGTGCGACATTGCTGATATCGTCCCCGACGAATCATCTCCGATTCCACCATCGCTCACGATCGTGGTGCCGACGCGCAACGAGGCGGAGAATGTCGGTCCGCTCGTCGAACGCCTCGATCGGTGCCTGCCGGGCCAGGTGCTGGAGATCATCTTCGTCGATGACAGCGATGATGACACGGTTGCAGCGATCGAGTCGCTGGAGCGGTCTCCCGACCGCGTAATCCGGGTTATCCACCGTCCGAGGGGTGAGCGTCAGGGTGGGCTGGGTGGGGCTGTCGTGGTTGGGCTCCGTGCCGCCAGGGCCGACTGGGTCTGCGTGATGGACGCAGACCTGCAGCACCCGCCGGAGGTGATTCCCTCCCTCCTGGAGCGT is a genomic window of Sphaerobacter thermophilus DSM 20745 containing:
- a CDS encoding glycosyltransferase, producing the protein MSPRIDAGTREASPPWLEERCDIADIVPDESSPIPPSLTIVVPTRNEAENVGPLVERLDRCLPGQVLEIIFVDDSDDDTVAAIESLERSPDRVIRVIHRPRGERQGGLGGAVVVGLRAARADWVCVMDADLQHPPEVIPSLLERARATHADLVIASRYCGDGSLGRMGELRAAASRATTILAKIVFPGRLRGVTDPMSGFFLFAAGRSTRIASDPAASRSCWRSSSARTAYRWPRCRIALESVTRERARRLCARRSAT